From Methanobacterium congolense, one genomic window encodes:
- a CDS encoding YkvA family protein — translation MENQFKDFYDVLSENLESYQGEYASFIDHGPKLFKLLTEMLEENSISKELRLEISAAIAYYVVPMDIIPEQVYGPYGYIDDIYITTYVIKRIADELGYECLKKHWKGKGNLESVVEECYDKSLEVLEDKTDIILSYVGLKE, via the coding sequence ATGGAAAATCAATTTAAAGATTTCTATGACGTACTATCTGAAAACTTAGAATCATATCAAGGTGAATATGCTTCATTCATTGATCATGGCCCTAAACTTTTCAAACTATTAACTGAAATGCTTGAAGAAAATAGTATCAGTAAAGAGTTAAGACTTGAAATAAGTGCTGCCATCGCCTACTACGTTGTGCCCATGGATATAATTCCAGAACAGGTATACGGTCCCTACGGATACATAGATGACATTTACATCACAACCTACGTTATTAAGAGGATTGCAGATGAATTAGGATACGAATGCTTAAAAAAGCATTGGAAGGGAAAAGGAAACCTTGAATCCGTGGTTGAAGAGTGTTATGACAAATCTTTAGAGGTTCTTGAGGATAAAACTGATATTATTCTGAGTTACGTGGGACTGAAGGAGTAA
- a CDS encoding BREX system ATP-binding domain-containing protein → MDYEDIIMAMKNGNVPANGASEVCIGREKEIEEFKYLLKKTGEGKAITKFINGEFGSGKSFFLKVVEEIAFEDNFVVSKVTLNRDVPFNKIEVVYKNIAKNLKCKTGTSLEHIIERWITKLKMMAFNETTDPVKQNLIVTENMQNDLEMAREHSNPFVVAIENYQKAMNAGDYETAKYAQSWLRGDSNIPFTEKRKFGVKGDIDRENTFKFLEALAAFIKSIGYSGLVILIDETEYIMNLNMKKLRDTAYNYIRDIYDECNLGNFQNTLFVFAGTPQFFDDPKLGVPAYGALYDRIQDALDTSLKDLRKPVLTLEGFEKDDLMDIAGRLMIMHEEVFEWNAKEKISPMIEEIVITHEENAGLTGGRVTPRVFIRSFVSVLDTVQQNPNEFSTDKDILKVFEEKETELEALEDDW, encoded by the coding sequence ATGGATTACGAAGATATAATAATGGCTATGAAAAATGGGAACGTTCCAGCAAATGGTGCATCAGAAGTCTGTATTGGTAGGGAAAAGGAGATAGAAGAGTTTAAATATTTACTCAAAAAAACAGGTGAAGGAAAAGCCATAACCAAATTCATAAATGGAGAATTTGGTTCAGGTAAATCCTTTTTCCTGAAGGTCGTTGAAGAAATTGCATTTGAGGATAATTTCGTTGTTTCAAAGGTTACATTGAATAGAGATGTGCCCTTCAACAAGATCGAAGTTGTGTACAAAAACATTGCAAAAAATCTCAAATGTAAAACCGGAACATCCCTTGAACACATAATCGAAAGATGGATAACCAAGCTCAAAATGATGGCATTCAATGAGACCACAGATCCTGTGAAACAGAATTTGATCGTTACTGAGAATATGCAGAACGATCTAGAAATGGCACGTGAACATTCCAATCCATTCGTGGTTGCAATAGAAAATTATCAGAAGGCCATGAACGCGGGTGATTATGAAACAGCAAAATATGCTCAATCATGGTTAAGGGGAGACTCCAACATACCATTCACAGAGAAAAGAAAATTTGGTGTTAAAGGAGATATAGACCGTGAAAACACCTTTAAATTCTTAGAAGCACTTGCAGCCTTCATAAAATCCATTGGATACTCTGGATTGGTTATCTTGATAGATGAAACAGAGTACATCATGAACTTAAATATGAAGAAACTTAGAGATACCGCTTACAATTACATCAGGGACATATATGATGAATGCAATTTAGGTAACTTTCAAAACACACTCTTCGTATTTGCTGGAACCCCTCAATTCTTTGATGATCCTAAGTTGGGAGTTCCAGCTTATGGTGCTCTTTACGATAGAATACAAGATGCCCTGGATACTTCCCTTAAGGATTTGAGAAAACCTGTGCTCACCCTTGAAGGATTTGAAAAGGATGATCTAATGGATATAGCTGGAAGACTCATGATCATGCACGAAGAAGTGTTTGAATGGAATGCCAAGGAAAAGATAAGTCCTATGATTGAAGAAATTGTCATTACACATGAAGAAAATGCAGGATTAACCGGAGGAAGGGTCACACCAAGAGTATTCATCCGATCATTCGTCAGTGTCCTGGATACAGTACAACAAAACCCAAATGAGTTCAGCACAGATAAAGATATCTTGAAGGTCTTTGAAGAAAAAGAAACAGAGTTAGAAGCGTTAGAAGATGACTGGTAA